In Halobacterium sp. R2-5, the following are encoded in one genomic region:
- a CDS encoding winged helix-turn-helix domain-containing protein encodes MSQSSLPAGIRTDRDDPTTHTDADDVQDVLDALDDADCRDILEATRDATLTVGEISDACDLPQSTAYRKVDILADAGLLEESLRVRRSGKHVSEYDCGVEDVTLSVGQSGVALTVDHADTGADATFANSLAQTGVADD; translated from the coding sequence ATGAGCCAGAGTTCGCTGCCCGCCGGCATCCGCACCGACCGCGACGACCCCACCACGCACACCGACGCCGACGACGTTCAGGACGTCCTCGACGCGCTCGACGACGCCGACTGCCGCGACATTCTGGAAGCCACCCGCGACGCCACGCTCACCGTCGGCGAGATCTCGGACGCCTGCGACCTCCCCCAGTCGACGGCCTACCGCAAGGTCGACATCCTCGCGGACGCCGGCCTCCTCGAGGAGTCCCTGCGCGTGCGCCGCTCCGGCAAGCACGTCAGCGAGTACGACTGCGGCGTCGAAGACGTCACGCTCTCCGTCGGCCAGAGCGGCGTCGCGCTCACCGTCGACCACGCCGACACCGGCGCCGACGCCACGTTCGCGAACTCCCTCGCCCAGACCGGCGTCGCCGACGACTGA
- a CDS encoding multiprotein-bridging factor 1 family protein: MPKYSTGGASGGGGGQTCELCGSTSDSLRSADVAGAELTVCPDCASSHDESPDDGPDEDQQRKKQAAQNTARALDRATGDSSHWEENGTDYERDQLPYLVSDYGERVVRARQDAGLQREELAEELDIDESDLLAVEQGRATQASVGGSVIAALEEYLDVELSDE; the protein is encoded by the coding sequence ATGCCGAAGTACTCGACCGGCGGCGCCAGCGGCGGCGGGGGCGGCCAGACCTGCGAGCTCTGCGGGTCGACGTCGGACTCGCTGCGGTCGGCGGACGTCGCGGGGGCGGAGCTCACGGTCTGCCCCGACTGCGCGAGCAGCCACGACGAGAGCCCGGACGACGGGCCGGACGAAGACCAGCAGCGAAAGAAGCAGGCCGCCCAGAACACGGCGCGCGCGCTCGACCGGGCGACCGGCGACTCCAGTCACTGGGAGGAGAACGGGACGGACTACGAGCGCGACCAGCTCCCGTACCTCGTCTCGGACTACGGCGAGCGCGTCGTCCGCGCCCGCCAGGACGCCGGTCTGCAGCGCGAGGAGCTCGCCGAGGAGCTCGACATCGACGAGTCGGACCTGCTCGCCGTCGAACAGGGCCGGGCGACGCAGGCGAGCGTCGGCGGCTCCGTCATCGCGGCCCTCGAGGAGTACCTCGACGTCGAACTCAGCGACGAGTAG
- a CDS encoding purine-nucleoside phosphorylase, translated as MTDAANGHGEVAEAVLRVLHQAGVAVTADVVATNLAAALDDEPTTAEVADELAALAEDDLVRLFADTDEYYVITDRGSAHVSTELDEEGFGFVG; from the coding sequence ATGACAGACGCAGCGAACGGACACGGGGAGGTCGCAGAGGCGGTGCTGCGGGTGCTCCACCAGGCTGGGGTCGCTGTCACCGCGGACGTGGTCGCGACGAACCTCGCGGCGGCGCTGGACGACGAACCGACGACCGCGGAAGTGGCCGACGAACTCGCCGCGCTGGCGGAAGACGACCTCGTGCGGCTGTTCGCGGACACCGACGAGTACTACGTGATCACGGACCGCGGCAGCGCGCACGTGAGCACGGAACTCGACGAGGAGGGGTTCGGGTTCGTCGGTTGA
- a CDS encoding HAD-IA family hydrolase produces MTDDYDAVVYDLDGTLVRLPVDWEAVERDVAERLREAGVDPAAHDTWEMLDAAEDAGVGADVDDLIASHERDGATRAERLSSADELATLDVPVAVCSLNCEAACRTALERHELLDSFRVVAGRDTVPARKPDPRALTWVLDELGVAPEDALFVGDSPSDEVTAERAGAAFRWV; encoded by the coding sequence GTGACCGACGACTACGACGCTGTGGTCTACGACCTCGACGGGACGCTCGTCCGGCTCCCCGTCGACTGGGAAGCGGTCGAGCGCGACGTCGCCGAGCGGCTCCGCGAGGCCGGCGTCGACCCGGCGGCCCACGACACCTGGGAGATGCTGGACGCCGCGGAGGACGCGGGCGTCGGCGCCGACGTCGACGACCTCATCGCGAGCCACGAGCGCGACGGCGCGACCCGCGCGGAGCGGCTGTCGAGCGCAGACGAGCTCGCGACCCTGGACGTTCCCGTAGCGGTCTGCTCGCTGAACTGCGAGGCGGCGTGTCGCACCGCACTGGAGCGCCACGAATTGCTGGACTCGTTCCGCGTGGTCGCCGGCCGTGACACGGTGCCCGCGCGCAAGCCCGACCCGCGCGCGCTGACGTGGGTGCTGGACGAGCTCGGCGTCGCGCCCGAGGACGCGCTGTTCGTCGGTGACTCGCCGTCGGACGAGGTGACCGCCGAACGCGCTGGCGCGGCGTTCCGCTGGGTGTAG
- a CDS encoding alpha/beta hydrolase, whose product MQTVTHDGRTTAYRVEDRGGDGAPVLCVHGSGGTHAVWKSQLARLSRERPIAALDLSGHGDSDDVDTEPGPETLDAYVADVRAVADEVGASVLVGNSLGGAVVLTAVLDGGFDADALVLPGSGAKLAVLDELRGWLAGEDGGFARAVEFLHREDMLFRDPSERELEFSKEAMREAGRGVVERDFLSCDDFDVRDRLGEIEAPTLALTGEHDRLTPPEYHEYVAEHVQDGAWTTLPNAAHLSMLEAPDAFNGAVSGFLDERGL is encoded by the coding sequence ATGCAGACGGTCACCCACGACGGTCGGACGACCGCCTACCGGGTCGAGGACCGCGGCGGCGACGGCGCGCCGGTGCTCTGCGTCCACGGCAGCGGCGGCACGCACGCGGTCTGGAAGTCACAGCTCGCGCGACTCTCCCGCGAGCGCCCGATCGCCGCCCTCGACCTCAGCGGCCACGGCGACAGCGACGACGTCGACACCGAACCCGGGCCGGAGACGCTCGACGCGTACGTCGCGGACGTGCGAGCCGTCGCCGACGAGGTGGGCGCGAGCGTCCTCGTCGGGAACAGTCTCGGCGGCGCTGTCGTCCTCACCGCCGTCCTCGACGGCGGCTTCGACGCGGACGCGCTCGTGCTCCCGGGCTCCGGCGCGAAGCTCGCTGTCCTCGACGAGCTCCGGGGCTGGCTCGCCGGTGAGGACGGCGGCTTCGCTCGTGCGGTCGAGTTCCTCCACCGCGAGGACATGCTGTTCCGCGACCCGAGCGAGCGCGAACTCGAGTTCTCCAAGGAGGCGATGCGCGAGGCCGGCCGCGGAGTCGTCGAACGCGACTTCCTCTCGTGTGACGACTTCGACGTCCGCGACCGACTCGGCGAAATCGAAGCGCCGACGCTCGCGCTCACGGGCGAACACGACCGTCTCACGCCCCCAGAGTACCACGAGTACGTCGCAGAACACGTGCAAGACGGGGCGTGGACGACCCTCCCCAACGCCGCCCACCTCTCGATGCTCGAAGCTCCCGACGCGTTCAACGGAGCGGTTTCGGGGTTCCTCGACGAGCGAGGGCTCTAG
- a CDS encoding helix-turn-helix domain-containing protein, with the protein MSGGIRVTVEFPAPPVCPIADLSERANTTISDVSTSVAAPDANCVTEFLVDADAVPEDYGDPVFEYADRHLYRVTHDADADCPCVCLGEFETPVDRFFANAGDLEVVFHARDFEELQTIVGEFRDRYPEVDIQRLVRAPTGGTSRDTVFVDRGTLTERQLEALQTAYDMGYFEKPRGANATDVADELDITASTFTEHLAAAQRKLFADVLEEDA; encoded by the coding sequence ATGTCTGGCGGGATTCGCGTCACTGTCGAGTTCCCCGCGCCGCCGGTCTGTCCGATCGCGGACCTCTCCGAGCGCGCGAACACCACCATCAGTGACGTCTCCACGAGCGTCGCGGCCCCCGACGCCAACTGCGTCACGGAGTTCCTCGTCGACGCCGACGCCGTCCCCGAGGACTACGGCGACCCCGTCTTCGAGTACGCCGACCGCCACCTCTACCGGGTCACCCACGACGCCGACGCGGACTGCCCCTGCGTCTGCCTCGGCGAGTTCGAGACGCCCGTCGACCGCTTCTTCGCGAACGCCGGCGACCTCGAAGTCGTCTTCCACGCGCGGGACTTCGAGGAGCTCCAGACCATCGTCGGCGAGTTCCGCGACCGCTACCCCGAGGTTGACATCCAGCGGCTCGTCCGCGCGCCCACCGGCGGCACCTCCCGTGATACCGTCTTCGTGGACCGCGGCACGCTCACCGAACGCCAGCTCGAAGCCCTCCAGACCGCCTACGACATGGGGTACTTCGAGAAGCCCCGCGGGGCCAACGCCACCGACGTCGCCGACGAACTCGACATCACGGCGTCGACGTTCACCGAGCACCTCGCCGCCGCCCAGCGCAAGCTCTTCGCGGACGTCCTCGAAGAAGACGCCTGA
- a CDS encoding DHHA1 domain-containing protein, with amino-acid sequence MADSLAPQEPYATSFAATVTAVDGDEVTLDETYFYPEGGGQPADRGTLGGVTVEHVASTDDGVVHYLDAEPDFAEGDEVQAEVDPEFRRYCRRAHTASHVLYGAGRRLLEDLGYGGFDISAEKVRVDFETSTDIDDEVLVELERLTNRAVWDAHDVTWEEIPAEEARSREEVAFNTKTEEGVMSDADAVRIVTVEDWDVAACGGTHVRNTREIGPVSVLSRSNPGEGLTRVEFAVGPSAIEERAGVRRASLDAAAALGVPEDELGDAVSRLQSDADELESELADLKQEVLTSRVAGLDAVERDGATWRVGTVDGFDANDVGEAAKETVSGDEVVAVAGGDGGTFVVVAAGEDAADAGDVVDDVTGEFGGGGGGRPSFAQGGGLSTDPDAVAEYLRDA; translated from the coding sequence ATGGCAGACTCACTCGCTCCGCAGGAACCGTACGCCACGTCGTTCGCGGCGACGGTGACAGCCGTGGACGGCGACGAGGTGACGCTCGACGAGACGTACTTCTACCCGGAGGGCGGCGGCCAGCCCGCCGACCGCGGCACGCTCGGCGGCGTCACTGTCGAACACGTCGCGTCCACCGACGACGGCGTCGTCCACTACCTCGACGCCGAGCCCGACTTCGCGGAAGGCGACGAGGTACAGGCGGAAGTCGACCCCGAGTTCCGGCGGTACTGCCGCCGCGCGCACACCGCGAGCCACGTGCTCTACGGCGCGGGCCGCCGCCTGCTGGAGGACCTCGGCTACGGCGGTTTCGACATCTCCGCGGAGAAGGTTCGCGTGGACTTCGAGACGAGCACGGACATCGACGACGAGGTGCTCGTCGAACTCGAACGGCTGACGAACCGCGCGGTCTGGGACGCCCACGACGTGACGTGGGAGGAGATTCCGGCCGAGGAGGCGCGCAGCCGCGAGGAGGTCGCGTTCAACACGAAGACCGAGGAGGGCGTAATGAGCGACGCCGACGCCGTCCGCATCGTCACCGTCGAGGACTGGGACGTCGCGGCCTGCGGCGGCACGCACGTCCGCAACACGCGCGAAATCGGTCCCGTCTCCGTGCTCTCGCGGTCGAACCCCGGCGAGGGACTGACGCGCGTGGAGTTCGCGGTCGGCCCGTCGGCAATCGAGGAGCGCGCGGGCGTGCGCCGTGCGAGCCTCGACGCGGCGGCCGCGCTCGGCGTCCCCGAGGACGAACTCGGCGACGCCGTCTCCCGCCTGCAGAGCGACGCGGACGAACTGGAGAGCGAGCTCGCGGACCTCAAGCAGGAAGTCCTCACCTCGCGCGTGGCGGGCCTCGACGCGGTGGAGCGCGACGGCGCGACGTGGCGCGTCGGCACCGTCGACGGCTTCGACGCGAACGACGTCGGCGAGGCCGCGAAGGAAACCGTGAGCGGAGACGAGGTCGTCGCGGTCGCGGGCGGCGACGGCGGGACGTTCGTCGTGGTGGCCGCGGGCGAGGACGCGGCCGACGCGGGCGACGTCGTGGACGACGTGACCGGCGAGTTCGGCGGCGGTGGCGGCGGCCGACCGTCGTTCGCGCAGGGCGGCGGGCTCTCCACGGACCCCGACGCAGTCGCCGAGTACCTCCGCGACGCGTAA
- a CDS encoding pyridoxamine 5'-phosphate oxidase family protein, producing the protein MALEKQTEMTPSDTDALLGRHETGVLSLARDDDPYAIPISYGYDADERKFYLRLVSTPDSEKRQFLSSNPDARLVVYEEDEPTYQSVVVTGTLTEISRDEMTVEHVEQYGDAKRPLFEIWGESKPDLDIKLYELRADSISGRHIELSDRHD; encoded by the coding sequence ATGGCCCTGGAGAAGCAGACCGAGATGACGCCGTCGGACACCGACGCGCTCCTCGGCCGCCACGAGACCGGCGTACTCTCGCTCGCCCGCGACGACGACCCGTACGCGATCCCCATCTCGTACGGCTACGACGCCGACGAACGCAAGTTCTACCTCCGTCTGGTCTCCACGCCCGACAGCGAGAAGCGCCAGTTCCTCTCCTCGAACCCGGACGCCCGCCTCGTCGTCTACGAGGAGGACGAGCCCACCTACCAGAGCGTCGTCGTCACCGGCACGCTCACCGAGATTTCCCGCGACGAGATGACCGTCGAGCACGTCGAGCAGTACGGCGACGCCAAGCGCCCGCTGTTCGAGATTTGGGGCGAGTCCAAGCCCGACCTCGACATCAAGCTGTACGAGCTCCGCGCCGACAGCATCAGCGGTCGCCACATCGAGCTCTCCGACCGCCACGACTGA
- a CDS encoding acyl-CoA dehydrogenase family protein: MDLSAEQRQMRDAVREFAAEEIRPTAADADREQEFPEDVWDGLGDLGVTAMTTPEAYGGLDVDSLTYSVVNEELAYGALSVATALSVHCLATSCIAEFGSDDQKEEWLPEMADGRPVGAFALSEPEAGSNPAQMTTEAVRDGDEYVLNGKKQWITNGQRSGVAVVFAKVDGDDDKITQFLVPEDTEGVEVGKKEDKLGLRASDTTALLFDDCRIPAAYRLTEEGRGMSAALHILTGGRIGIASQAVGLAQAGLDAAVAYADEREQFDQQLSEIQTIRHKLADMETQTQAARLLARDAARKADAGEDHRDAAAKAKYFASEAAVDVTSEAVQIHGGYGYTTDFDVERFYRDSKITTIYEGTSEIQKEVIARGLLD; this comes from the coding sequence ATGGACCTCTCCGCCGAGCAGCGCCAGATGCGGGACGCCGTCAGGGAGTTCGCGGCCGAAGAGATCCGCCCGACGGCGGCCGACGCGGACCGCGAGCAGGAGTTCCCCGAGGACGTCTGGGACGGCCTCGGCGACCTGGGCGTGACCGCGATGACCACGCCGGAGGCATACGGCGGCCTCGACGTGGACTCGCTGACGTACAGCGTCGTCAACGAGGAGCTGGCGTACGGCGCGCTGTCGGTCGCAACCGCGTTGTCCGTGCACTGCCTCGCGACCTCGTGTATCGCGGAGTTCGGCAGCGACGACCAGAAGGAGGAGTGGCTGCCGGAGATGGCCGACGGCCGGCCCGTGGGCGCGTTCGCGCTCTCCGAGCCCGAGGCGGGCTCGAACCCCGCGCAGATGACGACCGAGGCGGTCCGCGACGGCGACGAGTACGTGCTGAACGGGAAGAAGCAGTGGATCACGAACGGCCAGCGCTCGGGCGTCGCGGTCGTGTTCGCGAAGGTCGACGGCGACGACGACAAGATAACCCAGTTCCTCGTGCCCGAGGACACCGAGGGCGTCGAGGTCGGGAAGAAGGAGGACAAGCTCGGGTTGCGGGCCAGCGACACGACCGCGCTGCTGTTCGACGACTGCCGGATTCCCGCGGCGTACCGGCTCACCGAGGAGGGCCGCGGGATGTCGGCGGCGCTGCACATCCTCACGGGCGGCCGCATCGGCATCGCGTCGCAGGCGGTCGGGCTCGCGCAGGCGGGCCTCGACGCCGCCGTCGCGTACGCCGACGAGCGCGAGCAGTTCGACCAGCAGCTCTCGGAGATACAGACGATTCGGCACAAGCTCGCGGACATGGAGACGCAGACGCAGGCGGCGCGGCTGCTCGCCCGGGACGCCGCGCGGAAGGCCGACGCGGGCGAGGACCACCGCGACGCCGCGGCGAAGGCGAAGTACTTCGCGAGCGAGGCCGCCGTCGACGTCACTAGCGAGGCCGTCCAGATCCACGGCGGCTACGGCTACACGACGGACTTCGACGTCGAGCGCTTCTACCGCGACTCGAAGATCACGACCATCTACGAGGGCACCTCCGAGATTCAGAAGGAAGTCATCGCGCGCGGCCTGCTGGACTGA
- a CDS encoding DUF5822 domain-containing protein, giving the protein MPELQEKTDPEGVDYGWVMQTTFVLTIVVGAPAVVALSLFYTLPSWESRVSFAVRVGAVVWMITALSTYWYARRNVEE; this is encoded by the coding sequence GTGCCGGAGCTACAGGAGAAGACCGACCCCGAGGGGGTCGACTACGGCTGGGTGATGCAGACGACGTTCGTGCTCACGATCGTCGTCGGCGCGCCCGCCGTGGTCGCGCTCTCGCTGTTCTACACGCTCCCGTCGTGGGAGTCCCGCGTCTCGTTCGCGGTCCGCGTCGGCGCGGTCGTCTGGATGATCACCGCGCTGTCGACGTACTGGTACGCGCGGCGGAACGTCGAGGAGTGA
- a CDS encoding CDC48 family AAA ATPase has translation MKLTVKPLKQKDAGRGLAAIDRAAMDELDLENGDYVVLNSDQGRAVARVWPGYPEDEGEGIVRIDGRLRQQADVGIDDAVAVEPADIKPAAAVTVALPQNLRVRGDITPMVRDRLSGRPVTTGQTIPISFGFGGMSTVSGQQIPVKIADTDPDGTVVVSNDTDIQVSEQPAEEIAAGGPGGEGGDGTPNVAYEDIGGLDRELEQVREMIELPMRHPELFQQLGIEPPKGVLLHGPPGTGKTLIAKAVANEIDANFQTISGPEIMSKYYGESEEKLREVFDEAEENAPAIVFIDEIDSIAPKRGETQGDVERRVVAQLLSLMDGLEERGDVTVIAATNRVDAIDPALRRGGRFDREIEIGVPDQDGRKEILQVHTRGMPLADEVDIEAFAESTHGFVGADIESLAKEAAMNALRRIRPEIDLESDEIDAELLESIRVTEKDFKNALKGIEPSALREVFVEVPDVTWDQVGGLEDTKERLRETIQWPLDYPEVFESMDLESAKGVLLYGPPGTGKTLMAKAVANEANSNFISVKGPELLNKYVGESEKGVREVFEKARSNAPTVVFFDEIDSIAGERGRGMGDSGVGERVVSQLLTELDGIEELEDVVVVATTNRPDLIDNALLRPGRLDRHVHVPVPDEEARRAILEVHTRNKPLADDVDLDDLAAETENFVGADIEALVREATMNATREFINSVDAEEAADSVGNVRVTAEHFEEALSDISPSVDEEVREQYEELEEKFEKAATPDEEEEHVPGAFQ, from the coding sequence ATGAAACTCACGGTCAAGCCGCTCAAGCAGAAGGACGCAGGCCGCGGATTGGCCGCCATCGACCGCGCGGCGATGGACGAACTCGACCTCGAGAACGGCGACTACGTCGTCCTCAACAGCGACCAGGGCCGCGCCGTCGCGCGCGTCTGGCCGGGCTACCCCGAGGACGAGGGCGAGGGCATCGTCCGCATCGACGGCCGCCTCCGCCAGCAGGCCGACGTCGGCATCGACGACGCCGTCGCCGTCGAGCCCGCGGACATCAAGCCCGCGGCCGCCGTCACGGTCGCGCTCCCCCAGAACCTCCGCGTTCGCGGCGACATCACGCCGATGGTGCGCGACCGCCTGAGCGGCCGCCCCGTCACCACGGGCCAGACCATCCCCATCTCCTTCGGCTTCGGCGGGATGAGCACGGTCTCCGGCCAGCAGATTCCCGTCAAGATCGCCGACACCGACCCCGACGGGACGGTCGTCGTGAGCAACGACACCGACATCCAGGTATCTGAGCAGCCCGCCGAGGAGATCGCCGCGGGCGGCCCCGGCGGCGAGGGCGGCGACGGCACGCCGAACGTCGCCTACGAGGACATCGGCGGCCTCGACCGCGAACTCGAACAGGTCCGGGAGATGATCGAGCTGCCGATGCGCCACCCCGAGCTGTTCCAACAGCTCGGCATCGAGCCGCCGAAGGGCGTCCTCCTCCACGGCCCGCCGGGCACCGGGAAGACGCTCATCGCGAAGGCCGTCGCCAACGAGATCGACGCGAACTTCCAGACCATCTCCGGCCCCGAGATCATGTCGAAGTACTACGGGGAGTCCGAGGAGAAGCTCCGCGAGGTCTTCGACGAGGCCGAGGAGAACGCGCCAGCCATCGTCTTCATCGACGAGATCGACTCCATCGCGCCCAAGCGCGGTGAGACCCAGGGCGACGTCGAGCGCCGCGTCGTCGCCCAGCTCCTGAGCCTCATGGACGGGCTCGAGGAGCGCGGCGACGTCACCGTCATCGCCGCGACCAACCGCGTCGACGCCATCGACCCCGCGCTCCGGCGCGGCGGCCGCTTCGACCGCGAGATCGAGATCGGCGTCCCCGACCAGGACGGCCGCAAGGAGATCCTCCAGGTCCACACCCGCGGCATGCCGCTCGCCGACGAGGTCGACATCGAGGCGTTCGCCGAGTCCACGCACGGCTTCGTCGGCGCGGACATCGAGAGCCTCGCGAAGGAGGCCGCGATGAACGCGCTCCGGCGCATCCGCCCGGAGATCGACCTCGAATCCGACGAGATCGACGCCGAGCTCCTAGAGTCCATCCGCGTCACCGAGAAGGACTTCAAGAACGCGCTGAAGGGCATCGAGCCCTCGGCGCTCCGCGAGGTCTTCGTCGAGGTCCCGGACGTCACGTGGGACCAGGTCGGCGGCCTCGAAGACACCAAGGAACGCCTCCGCGAGACCATCCAGTGGCCGCTCGACTACCCCGAGGTCTTCGAGTCCATGGACCTCGAGTCCGCGAAGGGCGTGCTGCTGTACGGCCCGCCGGGCACCGGGAAGACGCTGATGGCGAAGGCCGTCGCCAACGAGGCGAACTCGAACTTCATCTCGGTGAAGGGCCCGGAACTCCTCAACAAGTACGTCGGGGAGTCCGAGAAGGGCGTCCGCGAGGTCTTCGAGAAGGCGCGGTCGAATGCGCCGACCGTGGTGTTCTTCGACGAGATCGACTCCATCGCGGGCGAACGCGGCCGCGGCATGGGTGACTCCGGCGTCGGCGAACGCGTCGTCAGCCAGCTGCTCACCGAGCTCGACGGCATCGAGGAGCTCGAGGACGTCGTGGTCGTCGCGACCACGAACCGCCCCGACCTCATCGACAACGCCCTGCTCCGGCCGGGCCGCCTGGACCGCCACGTCCACGTGCCCGTCCCGGACGAGGAGGCGCGCCGCGCCATCCTCGAAGTCCACACGCGGAACAAGCCGCTGGCCGACGACGTCGACCTCGACGACCTCGCCGCGGAGACGGAGAACTTCGTCGGCGCGGACATCGAGGCGCTCGTCCGCGAGGCGACGATGAACGCCACCCGGGAGTTCATCAACTCCGTCGACGCCGAGGAGGCCGCCGACTCCGTCGGCAACGTCCGCGTCACCGCCGAGCACTTCGAGGAGGCGCTCTCGGACATCTCGCCGAGCGTCGACGAGGAGGTCCGCGAGCAGTACGAGGAACTCGAAGAGAAGTTCGAGAAGGCTGCGACCCCGGACGAGGAAGAAGAACACGTCCCCGGCGCGTTCCAGTAG
- a CDS encoding DUF420 domain-containing protein, with protein MSDGFARRHVGSLTAVLSVASLALVIAAVRGFVPASAVPHAPEAFLELLPTLNAALSAAAIVTITVGWRAIRDGNVDRHRAAMLASTLLFALFLAFYLYRIVVEGTTEFAGPEAVYTYVYLPVLVIHMGLAMLAIPLVYYALLLAGTRDVREIPRTNHATVGRVAASLWLVSFALGIVVYLLLYVLY; from the coding sequence ATGTCAGACGGGTTCGCGCGGCGGCACGTCGGGTCGCTGACCGCGGTGCTCTCGGTGGCGTCGCTCGCGCTCGTAATCGCCGCAGTCCGCGGGTTCGTGCCCGCGTCCGCGGTGCCGCACGCGCCCGAGGCGTTCCTCGAACTCCTCCCGACGCTGAACGCCGCGCTGAGCGCGGCCGCCATCGTCACAATCACCGTCGGCTGGCGCGCGATTCGTGACGGGAACGTCGACCGCCACCGCGCGGCGATGCTGGCGTCGACGCTGCTGTTCGCGCTGTTCCTCGCCTTCTACCTCTACCGCATCGTCGTCGAGGGCACGACCGAATTCGCCGGGCCGGAGGCCGTCTACACGTACGTCTACCTCCCCGTGCTCGTCATTCACATGGGGCTGGCGATGCTGGCGATTCCGCTCGTCTACTACGCGCTGCTGCTCGCTGGCACGCGGGACGTCCGCGAGATCCCGCGGACGAACCACGCCACAGTCGGCCGCGTCGCGGCGTCGCTGTGGCTGGTGTCGTTCGCGCTCGGTATCGTCGTCTACCTCCTGCTGTACGTCCTCTACTGA
- the panB gene encoding 3-methyl-2-oxobutanoate hydroxymethyltransferase, with protein MPTVRDVRRNAGEEPLTMLTAYDAPTASVVDDAGVDVILVGDSLGNAKLGYDTTLPVTVDEIASATGAVSRAAEDAVVVADMPFLSFGKDVAESVEHCGRMLKEENADAVKLESGPHTVELTDRLTDLGIPVMAHLGLTPQHVNQLGGYFRQGTDQSTAERMLDLAREHEEAGAFSLVLEHVPANVAADVTDALDIPTIGIGAGPDTDGQVLVVDDVVGLSERSPPFAEQFGDVRSEMENAVEGYVDAVEGGEFPADEHSHVEDDVDDLY; from the coding sequence ATGCCGACCGTCCGAGACGTCCGCAGAAACGCGGGCGAGGAGCCGCTGACGATGCTGACCGCGTACGACGCGCCGACCGCGAGCGTCGTCGACGACGCGGGCGTCGACGTGATTCTCGTCGGGGACAGCCTGGGGAACGCGAAGCTCGGCTACGACACCACACTCCCGGTGACCGTCGACGAGATCGCGAGCGCGACGGGCGCCGTCTCGCGAGCCGCCGAGGACGCCGTCGTCGTCGCAGACATGCCGTTCCTGAGCTTCGGGAAGGACGTAGCGGAGAGCGTCGAGCACTGCGGCCGAATGCTGAAAGAGGAGAACGCCGACGCCGTGAAACTGGAATCGGGCCCGCACACGGTCGAACTCACCGACCGGCTGACGGACCTCGGGATTCCCGTGATGGCTCACCTCGGGCTGACTCCCCAGCACGTCAACCAACTCGGCGGCTACTTCCGGCAGGGCACCGACCAGAGCACCGCCGAGCGCATGCTCGACCTCGCACGCGAGCACGAGGAGGCGGGCGCGTTCTCGCTCGTGCTCGAACACGTCCCCGCGAACGTCGCCGCGGACGTCACCGACGCCCTCGACATCCCGACCATCGGCATCGGCGCCGGCCCGGACACCGACGGCCAGGTGCTCGTCGTGGACGACGTCGTCGGGCTCTCGGAGCGCAGCCCGCCGTTCGCCGAGCAGTTCGGCGACGTCAGGTCGGAGATGGAGAACGCCGTCGAGGGCTACGTCGACGCCGTCGAGGGCGGGGAGTTCCCGGCCGACGAGCACAGCCACGTCGAAGACGACGTGGACGACCTCTACTAA